CGCATAGAGATAGTGATCGCCCTGTGTGCCTCCGAAATAGATGCGGCCATCCTGCACACTGGCAGGGTTGATGACATAATCAGCGATCTCTTCATAATTTTGTTTGTCAATATCGATACGGCACAGAGAGGTGCCTTTTTTTGTGCTGTAAGACTGATAGAAAACGGTGTTGTCCACGAGGGAGAGGGAAGGAACCGGAACCCGTTTTAAACAGAGAGAGGACTTTCCATTTTTCTTGCAGCGGTAGAGCCCGTCAATACGGAACATGGAGGCAAAGTTATCGGACCCTCCGGTAGAACTCTGATAATAATAGAGATAATTGCCGGCTGCGTTCAGGGAACTGACTCTGGCATCGGACAGTTTTACAATCTCTGTCTCATCAGGATTCATCGAATAGAGAGTGTAGTTGTCATAGGCATTTGCAAAATAGACTTTATTTTCGTCTTCGCAGAACAGACCGCCGTTGTTCAGGTTGCCGGCCGTATTTCCCACCGTTCCTGCAGGGTTTTCCGGGACTCGCTTGGAGAGTATGGATAAGCTGAACAACACGGCAAAAACAGTGAAAGTAATGAATAAAAGTAAAAATGTTCTGAATTTTTTCATGACAGCCTCTTTTCTGATTGCTAAAAAATATGATCGGATACGGAGGGAATCTTTATGAGATTCCGAACTCTGCGTTTAAAATTATTGTAACGATTTTAGGAATGTTACGCAATATCTTTCTGCAAGATTTTCTGCCTCAGGCTGCTTGCACGGGCGATGGAATTGTTATAAGATATTTGTGAAAAAACGGAAAAAGAAGGGACATGAAAGATATGGATTTGAGCGAACTGAGACAGGGAATCGACGAGATAGACAGGCAGATCGTGGAGTTGTATGAAAGACGCATGGAAATATCCAGGCAGGTGGCGGATTATAAAATCAGTACGGGGAAAAAGGTATTTGATAAGGCGAGGGAAGAAGAGAAGCTGCGGACTGTCCGGGCGATGACGCATAATGCGTTCAACAGCCATGGCATCGAAGAACTGTTTGAGCAGATCATGTCCATGAGCCGTAAACTGCAATACCAGATGCTCACAGAAAAGGGAAGCCTGGGAAAACTGCCTTTCATCGGTGTCGATGACCTGGAGTCGGAGACGGCGAGAGTCGTATTCCAGGGAGCGGAGGGGGCCTATTCGCAGGCGGCGATGCAGCGCTATTTCGGCGATCAGGTCAACAGCTTTCATGTCGATACATTTCGGGATGCCATGAGCGCCATTGACGAGGGCAGTGCAGACTTTGCGGTGCTGCCGATCGAAAATTCCACGGCAGGTATCGTCAGCGAGATCTATGATCTGCTTGTGGAATTCGAAAATTATATTGTGGGAGAACAGATCATCCGGATCGAACACTGTCTGCTTGGCCTGCCCGGAGCCTGTGAGGACGGGATCAGAACTGTATTTTCCCATCCGCAGTCGCTGATGCAGAGTGCCAGATACCTGGCGGAAAAGGACTGGAAACAGATCAGTATGCCGAACAATGCTTTTGCGGCAAGAAAAGTGGCGCAGGAGGGGGACCGCAGTCAGGCGGCCATCGCTTCCGAACATGCGGCCAAGATATACGGACTGGAACTGTTAAAAAAAGGAGTCAATCAGTCGGACAGCAATTCCACGAGATTTATTATTGTCACGAATCAGAAAATCTTTAAAAAAGACGCGGATAAAGTAAGTATCTGTTTTGAAGTGCCACATAAGAGCGGCTCGCTCTACCATATGCTGTCCCATTTTATCTATAACAATCTCAATCTTTCCAAGATTGAAAGCCGGCCGATCGAGGATCGCAACTGGGAATACCGTTTCTTTGTCGACTTCGAAGGCAATCTGGCGGACAGTGCGGTGAAAAACGCACTGCGCGGACTGCGGGATGAGGCAAGAAATATGAAAATACTGGGGAATTATTAGGAGAAAGATGAGGGTGTTGTCATGAGAGAGCAGGAACTGATCTTATACAGAGAACCGGCGGGGGACGGTATTTTGTGTGATATGGCGTGGCTGACGGAGCATTACGCTGATTTTGATTACAGTGTGAAAGAAAAGGCAGCGCTGCTGTATGATTGTATACACAGATTGCTGGAGCTGGCCGGCAGCCATGGATTTTATGGGAATCTGTGGCACTGCTATCTCGCCGATCTGCTCGCCAATGACGAAAACAG
The sequence above is a segment of the Lachnospiraceae bacterium JLR.KK008 genome. Coding sequences within it:
- a CDS encoding DUF5050 domain-containing protein: MKKFRTFLLLFITFTVFAVLFSLSILSKRVPENPAGTVGNTAGNLNNGGLFCEDENKVYFANAYDNYTLYSMNPDETEIVKLSDARVSSLNAAGNYLYYYQSSTGGSDNFASMFRIDGLYRCKKNGKSSLCLKRVPVPSLSLVDNTVFYQSYSTKKGTSLCRIDIDKQNYEEIADYVINPASVQDGRIYFGGTQGDHYLYALDADNNGISVIYPGNVYNPVVEGDYVYYMDISSDYRLCRYSLSTQTAEVLTNDRLDFFNVAGDMIYYQKSDAREPALKRIRIDGSGEEVVSQGIYENINITSRYVYFNLYDEPIPVYRTPVNGPVQVSTFIAAEDAVEVR
- the pheA gene encoding prephenate dehydratase: MDLSELRQGIDEIDRQIVELYERRMEISRQVADYKISTGKKVFDKAREEEKLRTVRAMTHNAFNSHGIEELFEQIMSMSRKLQYQMLTEKGSLGKLPFIGVDDLESETARVVFQGAEGAYSQAAMQRYFGDQVNSFHVDTFRDAMSAIDEGSADFAVLPIENSTAGIVSEIYDLLVEFENYIVGEQIIRIEHCLLGLPGACEDGIRTVFSHPQSLMQSARYLAEKDWKQISMPNNAFAARKVAQEGDRSQAAIASEHAAKIYGLELLKKGVNQSDSNSTRFIIVTNQKIFKKDADKVSICFEVPHKSGSLYHMLSHFIYNNLNLSKIESRPIEDRNWEYRFFVDFEGNLADSAVKNALRGLRDEARNMKILGNY